The window TCCGTGTTCTCGGAGGTACGGCAGTTGGGACAAAGATCTCTGTCGGGTCCATCACCCTCCAAAAAGCCGTCATTGTCCAGGTCCTCATCGCAGACATCGCCGGCCGTATCCCCAATCATGAAAAAATCGCTGTTTTCCTGCTCCGGGTTATAGACCCTGCTGCAATTGTCAACCGTATCCGGAACCCCGTCATCGTCATCATCCTCATCGCAGATGTCCCCGCGCTCATCATGGTCATAATCCGCCTGGAGAGGATTACCAATAGCGGGGCAATTATCACTCTGGTTCACGATGCCGTCTCCATCGATATCTCCATCACAGGCATCCCCAATCCCGTCCCCGTCGGTATCGAGCTGATCGTTATTGGCCATACCAGGGCAATTATCGCAGGCATCCCCGTGGTCGTCGCCATCGGCGTTCCGGCTCTGGTCGTTCGGGGTGTAGGGGCAATTGTCCCTGGTATCGACCACCCCGTCGGCATCGTAATCCTCCTGGAGCGAGAAAAGCGGGCCGAGGTCGTAATTGACCACGATCGGGCCGCCGCCTCCCCCGCCTCCTCCGGCACCGCCGGATGGAGGTGCGCCGCACAGATCGTCGGGGCATTCGTCAAACCAGTCATTGGGATTAAAATCCTGGGCCTGAACCGGAATACTCCTCCCGGCAGCCATGACAAGGGCAGTGAAGAGAACCACGAAGAGCATACGGGTGAATGGATGGGAAACAGGGTGCTTGTACATACCTATCACCTCACACTTGCGCGGGATGGAAGAGATAAATCGTTCGTTCCGTCCCGGAGTAGGAACAAATGACGGGCCTGTTCCGCCCGTCAAACCATAAGCTGTTATAGAGGCCGATATCTCCGCTCGAGGCCACGGTCTCCCTCTTCCATGCGCCTTCCTGAAGTTGAGCGAACCTCAGGTTGTTCGCGGCATATCCGCTATGGCTTTTCAGCTCATAGTAGGCAATGGCGGCAGATCCTGCGGCATCGTAGGCCAGACTGCAATAATCCCCGCACCAGGAGGTATCATCCACCATCTGAATCCGCCAGGATGAAGCCTCTTCTTCCGCATACCGCAGGCAATGATGGTCGGCCCTCCCGTCGCCATACTCCTCGACGTAATAGGCTACGCCCAGGAATCCTCCAGCATCACACCGGGCGCCGCTTATCGAGCCAACCACGCAGCCTTCCTCGATCCATTCCTTTTCCCATATCCCCTGCTGTCTGCGGGCCACCCGAAGGCCTCTGGTATTGCCGGGAAGCTCGGCATAGTAAAAAATGACCGGATTGTCCCCGCTATCCAGGGTAATTACACAATGGTAGCCCACACTGTTTTGCACATTGCTGCCATCATCATAGTGATTCCCCTCGACCGTCTCCTCAAGAGCCGCTGCAGAAAGCGCCGAGCGGTCCTTTTTCACGTAGCAAAGATCGGGGTAGCGGTAATTCATGGCATCGCAGCCTTCATAAAAGAACTGATAGGCGAGGTGGATGGCCCCTTCCGAATCAACCGCCACCGAGACCTCGGTTCCCGCCAGCCCATCCTGGAACACGGGATTTCGCTCGACAATCCCGACAGCCCCGGTATATTCTCCCCATCCGCCCGCAGCCTTAAGGCTCAGCATGGCATCGGACTGCTGCTCCCTGCCGCATTCCCGGACCGTTCCTCCCCGGTAGGAGATCACCGGCAGGTTATCCTGGCCAAGGGCCAGGGAGAGGGCCGCACAGTTATCGATGCTCGTGACAGGTTCCGGTTCAGGGCTGGAGGAAAGGGTTCGGAGAGTGCCGGTCGGGTTGTCTAGGACCAGGTACTGAATCTGATAAGCGGCAGCGGTATTATCATCGTCCTGAAAATACGCAAGGTGCACGGTGCCTTGTGCATCCCTTGCCGCCTTGACCCGCGGACTGAGCATCCCTCCAGCCTCGATCCGGGCGAGCGGGACATTTTCCCACCGGCTGGCCACGACATTCCGGGATTGGCTGCCGGTATTGTTACTGCCTCCCCCGCCTCCTCCACATCCGAGGATATTTGTATAGATAATCAGAAGGAGCGCTAACAGCGATATCACCAGTTCCAGGTACCCGCATCTCCTACCCCCGAAGGTAAGCATAGTAAGATTCCCGTGCCTGTGGATGGATTGCATCTTTGGTCTCCTCAACCCTTGCCTGATTCGGAAGGGCCTGGTAAAGGTCTCTGGCCTTGTCGATATGGCCATAATACTGATAAAGTCCGGCAAGATTGACCCGTGCGCCGATATGGTGAGCATCGAGAGCCAGGGCTTTGGTAAAAGCATCTTTTGCCAGACTGTCCTCGCCAATGGCGAGATAGGCTACACCAAGGGCATTGTATATCCTGGCCTGCACTGCCTTATCAAAAGCTTTAGCCTCGCCGAGGGCTTTTTGGGCTATGAGGATCGAGAGCCTGACATCTCCCTTTTCCCGGTAGGTCTCGGCAAGAGTCAAAAGAGCGGTGGGATCGCCCGGATCCTGCATCAGCTTTTGATGGATCCCCCGTAAGGTCTCATCCTTTGACCATTGGGAGGTTATTTCAACCAGGGGCCGTGCCTTTGAAAAACCGGCGTTCCTTGATTGCCGTCCTGCTGAATCGAGGAAGCAGGGTGCCAGCTTCGGATCGCACACTTCCCAGGAATGTGCTTTCTCGACACAGGCCCGGCGATATTCATCCGCCTTATTGCCATATCCTTGAGCCTTCTGGTTCAAAAGCTCGCGGTACTGCTCTTTCTCTTCAGGGGATAAATCAGGCAGGGGAGATTCCTGGAGAAAGCGTTCGAATTCCCGGTAGATCTCATACGAACGGTAGCAGGCGGAAAGAGCCCATTCAGGAGACTGATATTGGATGACGGCGGCGTAGCCCTTCTCCAGGTTCTCGAGGAGCTTTGCCTTGGCAGCCACCAGGCTGGTATCGATACTCCCGGAGAGCTGAAGGCCCATATAGTCCTGAAAAGTCTTTTCAAGAAGGTTATATTCCATTGCGGCCATCCGGGTGCGCACATCCCTGTCCTTCCCGGCCAGATCGGGCTTGCAGGCTTTTCTGGCTTGTGCGGCCAGGGCACGTGCCGTATCGAATTCACCTGCCTGGGCATGGAGATCGGCCATGCGGGCATCGGCTTTCAGTTGCCCCAGGGGGGATGCCTGGTCCCGGCAGGTCTGGAGCACCTTCAGTGCCGCGTCTCCGCTCCCTTTTTTCTCCGCATTGTCGGCCATGGCCATGAAGATTTCCTCCCTGGCACCGGCGCTCTTTCCTCCCCGGTCGAGAACCATCTGATAGTCCTTATTGGCAAGATCGTATTGCCCAAGGCTCTCCCGGATCCGGGCTGCCTGATACAGGAAATCGGTGCTGCTGCTTTCTTTCGGAAGCCGCACGCTGAACTCTTCGAGATATTGAGCCAGGAGCCTGAACTGGCTGATCCGCAGCGAGGAATCGATCAGAAGGCTTAAGGTGTCTTTAATTTTCGCTGACGAGGGATAGTGGACGATCAATTCAGAGCCTGCATTAAAGAGGGTCTCAAGATCTCCCTTCTCCTTGCTGGGAAGCAGCAGGGCATACAGGGCATATTCTCCCATCGAGGCACCTTTCTGCTGATCGGCTATCCGGGAAAGACCTCCCTTGCCCTTGTCCCAGTCATTGACCGCGGACACGGTGAGAGAATTGATGATCTTGGATTCCGCGGCCTGTACGATCCCGCTGACCTCGGTCTTCAATTCCTCATCCTGGATATTCCGATCTTTGAGCACCTTTTGGCCGTATTTGACCAGACCTGCATAATCCTCTTTCAGGTTATAGGCATCGAGAATAAGATGGACCGCAGCCCTGGCCTCTTCCCCCGTGGGGCAGCGATCGATAAACCGGGAAAATTCGGCAATGGCTTGGTCATATTTTCCCTGATCATAGGTGATCCAGGCCACGTTAAAGAGCACATTCGAAACCCGGTGCGATCCGGGAAAATCACTGGCATAGACCTGGCCGCAGGCCGTGAGCCCTCCTCTGGCTGAGGCAATCTCATAATAGGTGAGGCTGTCTTTCTGTTTCAGAGCGCGATAATACGAGAGCACCGCGCTGTAGAGGCCCTCTTCCCGCTGCCGGTTTTTTTGTGGTATAGCCAGGGCGCATTTTTCGTATTGCTTCCCGGCCTCAAGGTATCTTTGGGCTGAAAACAGCGCCTCGGCGTAATTCGCTTCCATCTCACGATACACAGGGCTTGTGTCAAAAAATTCAAGGTAAGCCTTGTACGAGTCCGCGGCCCGGATAAAATCCTCTTTCGATTTTTTCTCTCTGGCTTTCTGGTGGAGGTGAGTAATAATGTCTCTGGCATAAAGTTCGAAGTCAGCCAGATTTTTCTTTTTCTCTTCTTCAGAGATATGGACCGAGTATTTCTGTGCCTTGAGTGCCCCGACCATAATGGCCACATCCTGATCCGCATCCTCGAAGCGCTCCAGGGACTGGACACATTCGAAGATTCTGCGGCTGTATTCCAGAAGCTTTTCGACATCATAGCGCAAGGTCGCCAGTTTGCGGTAAATGGCCGCGGCATGAGACCACTTGTTCTTGATCAGGTAGCGATAGGCCAGTTTTTCCAGAGCCAGAGTATAGACGGGCCGTGACCAGGCATATTTTTCAAAGTAGGCTATCGCATCCTGCGGGCTGCTCTCTTTGTAACACTCGCAATAGCAATAGGCCATATCGGTCAGGGCCTCGGTTCTCACATCCACCCTTTTGTAGGTGTCGATATCCAGCTCGCTGGTATCGCTGAGGCTGGTGACCGACTCCTCGAAGAGCTTGATGGCCTTCTGGAAGTCCACCCTGTTGATGTAACACCAGCCCAGCTTATACCGGGCAAGAGCTGCGGCTGAGCTTTGAGGATAGGTTAACACCTCCTCGTAGTGCCTTTGGGCCATATCGAGGTCCGACAGGTTGAAAAAATGGTCCCCCAGCAGCAGATAGGCTTCCGCTGCATACGGGCTGTCCTTGTATTTGCTGATAATGGCCCGGTACTGGCCGACCATGTCCTCGATCTGACCAAGCTCCCGGTATTCATGAGCCAGAAAGAAATGCACCTTGTCAAGCTCCCCGAAATCGGGGAAGTTGTTGATGATGCGGTGATAGATTTCGATAGCCTGATTCTTCAGGGTGTTCGATTCAAAATGCTCCAGCGATTTGACCGATGAGGAGCCTTTCGGGCTCTCAGCCTTGCGGAGAAAATAGATAATGCGGGATTTTTCGATGTACAGCTCAGCCAGGCGAAGGTAGAGTTCGGGAAGATAGGGTTTGTTCCTCGACCGGTCAATCAGGACCCTGGTATTTTGTATGGCCAGGTCACATTTCTTTTTATCTTCCCTGAGCTTGAGGATAAATTTCTTTTCTTCCCCGCAGGTGTCCTTTTTTTCGTAGGCGTAGCTCTCCGGCTTTTCAGCCTGGCCGCTGCCATAAGCCGGTGCAGCCAGAAAAACAAGCCCCAGGATACTAATAATAGCTTTGCAGGTGAGATGTTTTGTTGTCATTGGAAAATATCCCATCATTTGAAGAAGATATCCCACTCTTCGAGGCAGTTGCATTTGTTGGGCAAAGTTACCGTGTAATCATCCAGCTCATCGTTCCAGAATTCTCCCTGGAAGGGATAGATGGCTATCCTTCCTGTTGGCTTTTGGGCCGAAGCAGCATCCTCCCGGTAGTGATACTGATATACCCGCTGGTACATATCGAGCCCGATCTCATATTCCATGAGGTTGGCCTCTTCCTCGAACTTCAGGATTTCGTTGGCCATTTTCTCATACTCTTCCTTGATCTGGGTTCTCAATACTCTGGTCATTTTCTCGATTTCAAGGGTATACAGCTTATCCAGGAACCCGCACAGAGGCTTATCGGGAAAGAGGGCGATCTTTTCCTTTTCCTGCTCCAGGAGCTTCAGGAATCTCCAGGTCTGGTTGATCTTTTTTTTGCTCAGAAGGAGCAGGAGCAATCCGGGGTCATCGGCTGCCTCTCCCCTGGCGTAAATCGTTTCCAGGGAATGGCCGTAGTGAGCCTTAAATTCCCTGACTACAGCCAGGGCCTTCTGATAATGGCACACCTCTTTGTAGATGAGAGATTTCAGGATATAGTGTTCAGGGGTAAAATAATCCCGGAAGCCGGGGGCTTCAAAGGCATATAAAAGCCCCATTGCCTTTTCCGAATTTCCGAGGCGGTAGTGGTTCCAGGCCCGCTCGAAGAGCGTCTGGGCCTGTTCGAGAACCGGTTTCGGATTCTTCTGATAGATGCGCTCAGCCTCAGCATGCTCTCCCTTTTCATAGAGCAGGCGGGCCAGGGTGGTGGCCGCCTCGCTTTTCAGATCATCCGCCGTACCGGGAGATTCCAGAATATCCTGAGCTATGGCCATAGCCTCATCGATCTTATCCTGATAAATCCTCAGCATGGCTTTTTGAAAAAGATAGCGGTAATAGTAATAGCTCTTTGGAGTAATCCGGTGAAAGTGATTATCCCCCCACTGGAAGAATCCACGCTCCCAGTCGAACATCCCCTGATAATAATTGATAAAATCAGCCATCTCCTCTTCCAGCGCACCATATTCCTGATCACAGACAACCGTGTTGATAATAAGCTCGCGGTCAAAGGGGATGGTGCGGGTTATTTCCTCGAAGAGCTCAAGGCAGTAGGAAACGATCCTGGGATTCGGTTTTCTGACGATAAGATTCACCAGCTCATCGACTGCCGCATGGGACAGGCCGCACTTCTTCAGGCAGATGCCGAAGAAGAACTGCGCCCATTCATAGTCAACCACGTCCGGTGAGTTCATACTCAGGAAATGGAACAGCCGGGGAGCTGCAGCAGCATAATTCTTTTTCTCAAAAAGCGCATATCCCCGGGCAAAAGAATTTGGATCCTTCATTGGAATGGCGGCATCAGCATCCTGCTGGACAACAGGGGGCTTTTGATCCTTTTCACCTTCCCCAGGGTTCTCTGATGCCAAAGCCCTGCCGGAGGAGATTACCATGATCCACAACAATATCAGTGCATATCCGATTATACGCTTCATGGTTTTCCATCTTCCCGCAGATAGTTCTGTAAGACCTTGACGGTTTCGTCCCTCTCCGTTTTTCTCGGAGACAGGTTAAACCGGAATCCCAGGCCAAGACCAAAGCCAAGCCGGTTTTCCCTTTTATCTTCCCTGAAATTGACCAGATCACGGATTTCGAGATTCAGGCACAGGTGCTTGCGGATAAAGTATTTCATGCCGATTCCAAAGCTCACCGAAAGGACGTTTTCTATCACTGCCGCGGGCTTGTTTTCATAACTGACCATCCCTCCGCCGAGGAAAAGGTAGCCCTCGTGGTTCAGTATCCGGCGATTCCAGACCGCATCCTTCCCATAGAAGGGCTTCACCACCAGGTGGGTATGAACCATATACTTGGTTTCCCTGAATTCCGTGGGTGCAACCCCGAATTTCTTCTCAAGGTCTTTGCGCAGCTCCTTTTCCCGGTTGAGCATCAGGTATCCCCTGGCTACCTCCCAGCCCAGATGTTCATTGATGTGGTAGGTATAATGGAGCCCCAGAGGATAAAGATGATAGAAATCATCATCGGGAAAATAGCCACAGCTTGCGCCGATTTCATGGCAGTAGTGGAATACCCTGTTCTGAATGGCATACACCTGCTCCTTATCTGCCGGATCCTCTCCAAACCCCTCCCGTGGACCAGGGAAAAGCAGCAGCAGGAGGAATAATAAAACGATCCATCGTTTCATGCACTCATCTCCTTAAAAACCTACGATATCGAAAATAAAGGGATAGGAAACAACCACTTCTGCACCCTGGGGTTGGGGAAACTGCCAGGATTTGATTTTCTCCTTCATACATTCATGGATCGAATCCGATTGAACGGAAGAAAAGCTGGTCCGGATCTCTCCCACTCTGCCGGAGAGCAGGATTTTCCATTCAAAGACAATCTTTCCCATAAGCGAGGGATTCGAGATCAGGGCGGTTTCGTAGCAATTGGTGATCTCGGCAAGGTGCTGGTCAATCACTTTCTTGACCGCCTCGCGGCTCATGCCTCCTCCCTGGACGCTCACCTTCTTGCTCAGCTCTGCCTTGACCATGGCCATGACCTGCTTCTGCCCGGTCTGGCCTGTCTCCAGAGCGCCGACCTGATCCGGCTCGTCCTGCCCTGCTGCCTCCGCATTCCCTGCCAGGCCGATTCCCCCGCCCTTGCCTCTTCCATAGGCGGCCACACTCCCCTTTCCGGCAACACCGGCACTGCGTAAAACCTGGGCAGATCCCCGGGTAGTGACTACGCCGCCGGAAGGCACTTCGATCCCCGAAGTATCCAGCTTCCCGACGATGCCGCCAACCTTGAAATTCCCTTCACTGCTTGTGGGGGAAGAGACAATGTCGAGGTTCGTCACTGCGGCCAGCACCTGTTTGGCTCCTGACTGAGGTCCCGGATCAACTCCATCTTTGGTGCCGAGCACGCTGAGGAGCCCTGCCTGCTTGATGTTGCGGTTTACAATATTCCCCCCGGCTTTGCCGCTGCCTCCCCCCGCATCGGGTGACAGGCCATTGGCAGGCCCGGCCCCGGATGATTCCCTCTGAAGCGAGCTGACCACGTGAGGACGGCCAGTCCGGGAAGAAGGGTTTTTAGCAACGGAGCGGGTGGAGGCTTCTTTTGCCGTGCGCTTCACCTCAAGAGAAGCGGTTTTCTCCTGCGGCACCGGTTTTTGGGTTTCAAGCGGCTGGGTCTTTTTCGGCTGCCGGCTCTTTTGGGGTTCCGGTCTGGCTGCCTTTTGGGGAACGCTCGTATTGCTCATCTCGGTCAATTGCCGGGTATCCACCTGAGCAAAGCGCGGCTTTTCCGGAACGGGCGAGTGAGATTGCTCCGGCAGCGAAAATACCACTCCTCCCAAAATGAGTAAAAGTCCATGAACGAGCAGGGATTGAAGGAGATTTTTCGGGAAGCGCCGCTCTTTGTCCCGATGAATCGCAACCTGCGGACTTTCTCCCGGTTCAGTGGCCCGGACGATATATTCGTAGCAGCCGTCGCTGAGATAGAGGGTGCCCTGCAGGGGGAGCTTCGAGCGGTAGATCCGCTCCATGTGCGGATACGAGCAGAGGTTTTCAGGCCTGCACAGGCTGGTGAGCTCTTTGACAGTATCTTCATACATGAGCCTGCCCTGAAACTGATCGGTGAAGAAGAAGGAGAAGCTTTCGACATGCTTGTTTTCCGCATCTTCCGCCGGATTTTCAGCCAGACAAAACCGGTCAGACCCGGCATAATATCCGGGAAGGTCATACCTTTCACCCCGCGAGAGAAGACGCACATCGATTACTTCATCCTGCCGAAGCTTGATAACTTCAAGGAGAAGCTCACCTCCCGCCCGATTGACCGATCCCTGCCCGGCCTCTGTCAGTATCTGCCGGAGAGAAAAGCCAGCTTCGCTGTCGTCACCGTCATCTTCGTCTTCGTCCTCATCCTCATCCTCATCCTTATCCTCATCAAAGCGATCATCTGCCAGGCTCGTATCGGGAGCCAAAACCGGCGCGGAGATCGATGCAGGAAGGGGAGGCTCTGGCTGCTCAGGTACGCCCAGAGGATCGGGCTGTGTGCACAGCAGTTCGGCTGTTACGCTCAGCGCCTCGGCCACAGTGCTCAGGGGATCGGGCGGATCACTCGGCGACGGATCAGGCAGGGCAGGGGCTGATTGCCCGGCAGTCTCATGAGTAACTTCGGGGGCAGGTTGGGAGGCCGACCCTTCAACCCTCTCCTTAACCTTATCCCTGTCCTCACACTCCTCCTGGGGGAGGGTTTCAAGCGTGGCATTCAGAGATGAAATGGCTTCATATATCCCCGCTACCGCTATCTCTGCTGCCTCAAGGTCCTGGGACCTGCTGACAATACTCTTTACTTTTGCCTTGAGCGTATATGGCCCTATGGTCACAAAATCGAAGGGGCCGAGCATGCATATGGCTATTGGCTTGCCATTTACCCGGACTCCCCTGCCGGAGCTTTCATCCGAGACGATAAGCTGGTCGCCCTTCACATGAACAATGGCGTGAATATCGGCGATCGATTGGTCATTGAGGACAAGGTCCGCATCGCTTCTGCGGCCTATGGCAACCTTGTCTTGCTGAAAGCAATCCCAGCCGAGATATTTTTCCTTGTGGAAAATAAAAAATTGAATAACCGCGCCATCCGCTGCGCCGGTCTCAGCCTCTCCCTTTTCCAAAACAGAGAGAGGGAGAGAAGGATTTTCAGGTACTGAAACAGCAGTCATGGTCTTCATGCCGAGCTTCACCCACTCTTTTTAGTCATGTCACGGTCCTGGAGAGGAAAATCTTCCAGTATTTCCTTCCGGAACTCCTTTCGGACCGAGAGCATGCTCTTGATTTCATTCTTCTTGCGCTGCAACAGATACACCGCCCCGGATTTTATGGATTGTCCAAGAATGTAGGAATTTCCAAAGTCGATCCGGCTGAGCAGCTTTTTTTCACCCTCCTGGGGCTGAGCCTGGGGCTGGCTGCTGCCCTGGGCCAGGGCACTCCCTGGAGTGAACCTGAAAGCGGGGGACAGGAAGCTCGCCGGCGGCATCTGGAGAATATACCAGAGGATGAGCACACCGATGAAATATTTCAGAGAGTTACTCACGGTGAAGATCTCCTATTTATTCAGAACGGCAAACTGAAAATTCGGGTATCCAGCCACAGCCGCTGTCTTGATCACCTGATTTATGGTCTTGAAGGGAACCCGCTTGTCACAGAGAAAGATGATATGCTCAGGGGCTTCTGTATCCGGCTTCGATTTATCCAGGATTTCCCGGTGTGAGGTGAGCTGACGATAAAGGCCCGACTCTTTCAGCTTTTCCGGATCAAGCCCGATAATTTCACCATTCCGGAGCGTGGCAACGATTTTATCTTCGAGCCGCAGGTTTGACTGTGAGAGAACCAGTTTGATGTTATCCTGGTAATCGCCCTGGGCTGCTGACTCCGGCAGTCTGAGATCTTTCTCAAGCTGAATGACTTGCGGCTTATTCGAGTAAGAGCTGAGCAGAAAGATGAGAATGATGGTAAACATATCCATCATCGAGGTTATCTGTAATTTCGGGATCCCGGAATCCCGATTCTGTCTTCTTCGTTTACCAAGGGCCATTGACCATCTCCCTCCTTATCCTAGCTTACTTTTCCTGAGAGCACTACCCGGGGAAAGAGGGCCTTATCCTCACAAAAGCGGGCTGCATCCATAGCCTGGATGATCGTATCGTACAGAATGCTTTCCTCCGGGATTATTATGAGCGTATCACTCGACGGGTAACTTCCCTTGAGCTTTTGCAGGTGCGTAACTACCTGATTCAGTGGATACGTGCTCCTTTGCCCTTTCGCCAGGTGAGCGTCCCACCTGCTTAACTCTTCACTGCCGAGTGAATCGGAGATAGCCGAAAGGTGTATCTCATCTCCTTTGATCTCCATGACGGCCGTTACCCTGATCGCTTTTTCCAGTTCCTGGCGGCTGGCTTTGCCGGTCTCAGCAAGAACAGGCACCGAAGTGTCTATGGCTTTCAACTGATAGAAGGCCGCGGACAGGAGGAGGAAAGGAACGAGCACCAGGAAGGTATTCATGATAGGAACGAGGTCGATTTCCACCTCTTCTACAGTCTCTGATCTCTGCTTTCCCAATCCAGACATGGCGTGCTCCTCTGAATTCAGGTGGTGATCAGTCACCGTGACGATATCGATCCATGTGGATGATCGATATCAGTCCGGTTCATGGGTTCAGTTACAACTCGTGGATACAGCTTCCTTGTCCTTCTTGAGGGAACACAGGACATTAAAGAGACGGTAGGCTTTTTCCTCAAATTGATCGACGAGGTAGTTTCCCCGGTTATTGAGGATGTAATAGGCTATGAGACAGGGTATGGCCACAATCAGACCAAAAGCGGTGGTCAGCATGGCAATGGAAATACCGTTGGCTAATATCTCCTGTTTCATGGCTGCACTGGCGGTGCTGACACCCTGAAAGGCTATGATGAGACCCTGGATAGTTCCAAGAAGTCCAAGGAGCGTCGAGATATTGGCAAACAGGGCCAGATAGTTAATTCTTGTTTTAATACGGGGGATCTCCCGCATGATATTCTCTTCCAAAGCCCGCTCGATCTCTTTATCCTTTTTATCCGATTTCAGAAGACCGGCCTTTAATATCCGGCCAAGAGGATGCTTTTCAATCCGGCTACACTCCTCGATCGCACCGTGGTAATTCATCTTTTCGAGCAGGAAAATTATTTTCTGGAGGACGCTGTCGTGGTTTAATTTCAATTGGATGAACAGAAAACTGGCGCGTTCGCAAAAGAGGGCCAAAGCCAGGACCGATACTGCGAGGATGAAATACATAAACATGCCGCCTTTTTGTAACAAATCAAACATATTTATCCTCCCCTGATGGTTTATTTACCCTAAAGCCATGATCCTTACTGTGGTCTTGGTGGTCACGGGAGTCCCGGTTTTCATGGTAATCAGGAACTCCCCGGAAAAGGAAAACTTCTTCCAGGTTATTACAATGGGCATATTTTGTACCAGCAGAATTTCCGGAAGGGCAATCGCCGGGCCGATGCCTGCGCCGGGGCTCATTGCAAGCCGGGTTGTGAGGAGACTGGAAGAGATGATCAGGCAGGGAAGAATGGGAGTTTGGTTCTTTTCATCGAGGCCGGCTTTCAACATTGTCAGTGGGCAGGACTATCCCTGTAATTGGGATTGCAATTTTGTAATGGGGGCACCCATTTTTACTGTTTCCTTATCCCTTTGCTCTTCCCATTGGAGAGTCTCTCGGTACGGACACACCGGCAATAAGAAGAGTAATCGCCCACTTTGGCAAAACGCTTGATATCTCCCATCTCGGTCATAATTGTCAAAGGGCCGCCAGAATATGCCTGGAGCAGTTACCGGGCAACAGCAGGCTTGAGTGAAAAGCCGCCTTTTTTAACCGTGGATTGGATATTGTCCCGATTTGCCGCAAACCGGCACCAGGCACAGCAGCTTTACCGGCAGTTTGTCCCTGAAGGAATTGCAGCACCTGCCCCCCTGGAAGTCAGAGGAGAGCTTTAAGGCACGGTCTATTCTTGGAGATCAAGACTTTATCGAGAAGATCGAGCCAGCTCTGAAAGACAAGTCCGCCTTGGAGGAAATCCCCATTCGGGAACGGCTTGCTTTCAGACCGTCCCTGGAGCAGTTGTTGAGTGAAGCGAAACACCAGGACATCTCAGAAAGGCACTCTAAGGTTAAGGCCAGAGGTGAAAGGGACAAGGCTATCCTGAGCGTCCATGTGCACTACGGCTATACTCTATCCGAGATTGGTGCTTATCTTGGCCTCACTACACCCCTATAAGTAAGATTATAAAACAAATCAAACAAGTATAACCAGGTGTCATGGGTGATAAATATCATTATAAACTGATAATTCAAGACCTGACCCCAGACACGGATGTGAAAACTTTTTCACAAACATCAACTCCTTCAAAAGGATAACCTTAAGACCCTATTTTCTGCATGATATGAAAGATTTTGCAAATCAAGGGCTCCCTCAAAGAACGTTGCCAGAACATAGAAACAGAGTCCTCCTCTCCTGTGATTGTCGAAATCTCTTGACTATTCAAATAGATATCAATATACCGAAACGGAATACTCTTTTACACTAAAATTTTCACTATGGCACAGGTATTGCTAAAGATTCCCTATGAGTTACTATTTTTATGGTAATTTGGCTCCATCATATTCACCCGGT is drawn from bacterium and contains these coding sequences:
- a CDS encoding MotA/TolQ/ExbB proton channel family protein, which gives rise to MFDLLQKGGMFMYFILAVSVLALALFCERASFLFIQLKLNHDSVLQKIIFLLEKMNYHGAIEECSRIEKHPLGRILKAGLLKSDKKDKEIERALEENIMREIPRIKTRINYLALFANISTLLGLLGTIQGLIIAFQGVSTASAAMKQEILANGISIAMLTTAFGLIVAIPCLIAYYILNNRGNYLVDQFEEKAYRLFNVLCSLKKDKEAVSTSCN
- a CDS encoding biopolymer transporter ExbD; this translates as MALGKRRRQNRDSGIPKLQITSMMDMFTIILIFLLSSYSNKPQVIQLEKDLRLPESAAQGDYQDNIKLVLSQSNLRLEDKIVATLRNGEIIGLDPEKLKESGLYRQLTSHREILDKSKPDTEAPEHIIFLCDKRVPFKTINQVIKTAAVAGYPNFQFAVLNK
- a CDS encoding AgmX/PglI C-terminal domain-containing protein, with the protein product MKTMTAVSVPENPSLPLSVLEKGEAETGAADGAVIQFFIFHKEKYLGWDCFQQDKVAIGRRSDADLVLNDQSIADIHAIVHVKGDQLIVSDESSGRGVRVNGKPIAICMLGPFDFVTIGPYTLKAKVKSIVSRSQDLEAAEIAVAGIYEAISSLNATLETLPQEECEDRDKVKERVEGSASQPAPEVTHETAGQSAPALPDPSPSDPPDPLSTVAEALSVTAELLCTQPDPLGVPEQPEPPLPASISAPVLAPDTSLADDRFDEDKDEDEDEDEDEDDGDDSEAGFSLRQILTEAGQGSVNRAGGELLLEVIKLRQDEVIDVRLLSRGERYDLPGYYAGSDRFCLAENPAEDAENKHVESFSFFFTDQFQGRLMYEDTVKELTSLCRPENLCSYPHMERIYRSKLPLQGTLYLSDGCYEYIVRATEPGESPQVAIHRDKERRFPKNLLQSLLVHGLLLILGGVVFSLPEQSHSPVPEKPRFAQVDTRQLTEMSNTSVPQKAARPEPQKSRQPKKTQPLETQKPVPQEKTASLEVKRTAKEASTRSVAKNPSSRTGRPHVVSSLQRESSGAGPANGLSPDAGGGSGKAGGNIVNRNIKQAGLLSVLGTKDGVDPGPQSGAKQVLAAVTNLDIVSSPTSSEGNFKVGGIVGKLDTSGIEVPSGGVVTTRGSAQVLRSAGVAGKGSVAAYGRGKGGGIGLAGNAEAAGQDEPDQVGALETGQTGQKQVMAMVKAELSKKVSVQGGGMSREAVKKVIDQHLAEITNCYETALISNPSLMGKIVFEWKILLSGRVGEIRTSFSSVQSDSIHECMKEKIKSWQFPQPQGAEVVVSYPFIFDIVGF
- a CDS encoding biopolymer transporter ExbD, with the protein product MSGLGKQRSETVEEVEIDLVPIMNTFLVLVPFLLLSAAFYQLKAIDTSVPVLAETGKASRQELEKAIRVTAVMEIKGDEIHLSAISDSLGSEELSRWDAHLAKGQRSTYPLNQVVTHLQKLKGSYPSSDTLIIIPEESILYDTIIQAMDAARFCEDKALFPRVVLSGKVS